The genomic interval GTTGAATGCGTTTTTCAACCGGCGATCGCGAACTTCCCAAATCCGTTACCCGAAACGGGATTTCTCCCCAGTCGCGCCTCGCCAGCGCCGCCGCCCCTGCATCCGGGAAAAATACGGTGGGCTGAACGCCCAATTCTTGGATAAACGGAATAAATTGTTGAGCGATAGACTGAGCTTGCAGCGCAATTTCGGGAAACACCAGTTCAATCTGGAGAAGCTTGCAACCATCACCGAGAGCCACTTTCATCGCGGCTTGTGCTTGAGCGATCGCATCATCAAGAGTTTTGGGAAGTTCAGTCATCATCTAAAAATTGCTAAATTCTATTCAATCAGGTTTAGTTCTATTTTGAGGCTTTCCGGGGGTGCGATCGCGCTCAATTCTCAGAAAATACAAAGCCCGCAACCACATGAACAAGCCACAAACGCTCAGATTCATTATGGGATTGGCAACGATCGCGATCGCCCTCACTAGCATCGCCTCCCCCGCCTCTGCTCAAGGATTCAACCCCCAAGACAGCTTGCGGAACGCCCTCACCTGGGTTGAAAGTCTTGGTTCCGTGGGTGCGATCGCCTTCATCGTCCTCTATATTATTGCCACGATCGCCTTCTTGCCCGGTTCCCTCCTCACCCTAGGCGCGGGCGTCCTCTTCGATGTCCTTCTCGGTTCAGTCTACGTCTTTTTCGGCGCAACCCTAGGGGCCACCGCCGCCTTCTTGATTGGGCGCTATCTAGCGCGAGACTGGGTAGCCCAAAAAATCGCCAGCCACGACAAATTTCAAGCCATCGACCAAGCCGTCGGACGAGAAGGTCTCAAAATCGTCCTCCTCACCCGCCTTTCCCCCGTCTTCCCCTTCAATCT from Desertifilum tharense IPPAS B-1220 carries:
- a CDS encoding TVP38/TMEM64 family protein, translated to MGLATIAIALTSIASPASAQGFNPQDSLRNALTWVESLGSVGAIAFIVLYIIATIAFLPGSLLTLGAGVLFDVLLGSVYVFFGATLGATAAFLIGRYLARDWVAQKIASHDKFQAIDQAVGREGLKIVLLTRLSPVFPFNLLNYAFGITQVSLKDYIIGSLGMIPGTIMYVYIGSLAGSLATLGTQAQPTNPAIEWTIRIVGLIATVAVTLYVTRIARKALDETVSASPVKPHDF